CTGCGAGAGACCGGTGAGCAGCTCGTACGGTGACACCCCGCCGGCGTCCGCCACCATGCCCACCGTGAGGAGGTCGGCCCCGTCCCGACCGATGAGCGTGGCCACCTGACCGATGTCGCAGGGGACCCCCGTCACGTCAATCATGACCATGTCCATGGTGACCCGACCGACGACGGAGCAGCGCGTCCCGTTGATCAGTACCGTGCCGACGTTGGAAAGATGCCGGCGGTACCCATCGGCGTAGCCACAGGCGAGGGTGGCGATGCGCCGCATGCCTGCGGCGCGCCAGGTGGCCCCGTACGAGACCGACTCCCCCGGGTGCACATCCCGGAGGTCGATGACGCGCGCCCGCAGGTGCACCACCGGCAGCAGCCCCAACTGCTGGTCGAACATCCCCGCGTAGAGGGCAATCCCAGGACGGGCGAGATGGCCCGGGGATCCGTGGGAGCGGCTGGCGATGCCGCCGCTGTTGTCGCTGTGCCGCAATACGCCGGGTGACAGCACATCGGCCAGCGTTGCCAGGGACGCCGCGAAGCGCTCGTCCTGTTCGTCGCGCGACGGGAGCGATTCGTCGGCGGAATGGAAGTGCGTGAAGACGCCCTCGGGAGGGGCAGCCGCCACCGCGTCACGCAGGGCGGCGACACGGTCCCAGCGGACCCCGGCGCGCGCCATGCCGGTATCGATGGACAGGTGATACGGGGCCATGGTCAGGGAGCGCCAGGCGGCGACATCGGCGCCAACGTGCAGCGACGGCGTGACGTGGAGGGAGGCCGCGCGCGATAGCTCCGTTGGCAGCAGCGGTTGCAGGCAGACGATGCGGCCACGGCAGCCGGCGTCACGCAGGGCCTCGGCCTCGTCGAGGCTGGCAATGCCGACCCCCCACGGGGCGTCGTCACGGGACGGCTGATCACGGAAGGCCACGCCGAGCGCGCGGCACACGGCGATGGCGCCAATGCCGTAGCTGTCCGCCTTCACCATGGCCAGCAGCGGTACGCCGGCGCGGGCACGCAGCACGGCGGCATTGTGGCGCACAGCTGCGAGGTCTACATCGAGCCAGGCGCGGGCAGTGGGGTGGGCGGAGTGCGGCATAGCCCTTAAGAATAGCACACATCCTCGTCACGCCCCATCTCGCCCTGGTCCCATGTCCACCGACATCCCCCCTTTCGCTCCCGAGCCCTCGCCGCCGTCGGTGCCCGCGCCGGTGCCTGGGTCGGTGCCTGGGTCGGTGCCTGCGCCGCGCACGATGGACGACGCCCTGGCGCTCATGCGCGACCTGCGTGCCCGCTGCGAGTGGGATGCGGCGCAGACGCACCAGTCCCTGCGCCCCTACCTGATCGAGGAAGCGCACGAGGTGGACGACGCCATTGCGGGCGGCGACGACGGCGTGTTGCGAGACGAACTGGGGGACCTACTGCTGCAGGTGCTCTTTCACAGCGTGGTGGCCGAAGAGCGTGGCGCATTCGGCATGGCCGACGTGGCCGGTGCGCTCATCGCGAAGATGCATACGCGGCACCCGCACCTGTATGGCGACGGCATCAAGCGGAGTTGGGAGAGCATGAAGGCGGCCAAGGCGGCGCGCTCGACCCTCGAGGAGGGACTGCCGGCGGGGTTGCCCTCCCTGCACCGGGCGCACCGGCTGCAGGACCGAGCCGCGGGGGTGGGCTTCGACTGGGATGATGCCCTCGGCCCCCTCGCGAAGGTGCGGGAAGAGGTGGAGGAGGTGGCTGCGCTGATCGATCCCGCTACCGGTGCCGTGCACGATGCGGACGCGCTGGAGGCCGAACTGGGTGACCTGCTGTTCGCGGTGGTGAATCTCTGCCGCAAGACCGGTGTGCACGGCGCGTTGGCGCTCGACCGCACCAACGCCAAGTTCGTACGCCGCTATGCCACCATGGAGCGGCTCGCCCAGGCCGACGGGCGCCCCCTGCGCGAACTGACGCTCGAGGAACAGGACCGGTACTGGGATGCGGTGAAGCGCGAGGAGCGAGGGGAGGAGCGGTCGGACTGACGACCAGCAACTCGAACCACAAACTTCGAACTCCCCCGGCGATCGCGTGATGTCCGGGGGAGTTCGTTGTTCGGAGTTTCAGTTCCTGGTTCTCAGTTCTGCGGCTTATCTACTCCAACCTCACTTCCCCCTTACGGCGCGATCCGCCCCATGAGGCGCGGGAACGGAATGCACTCGCGGATGTGCTCGATGCCGCAGATCCACGCGATCGTACGCTCGAGGCCAAGGCCAAAGCCGGAGTGAGTGAAGGTGCCGTACTTGCGCAGGTCGAGGTACCAGCCGTAGGCCTCCATCGGCAGTCCTTCGTGAGAAAGACGCGCGAGGATCTTGTCGTAATCGTCCTCGCGCTGTGAGCCACCGATGATCTCGCCACGGCCTTCGGGCGCAAGCAGGTCGGCGCAGCGTACCGTGCGTGGATCGGCCGGGTTCTCCTTCATGTAGAACGCCTTGGCCTCCTTCGGGTAGTTCACCACGAAGACCGGGCGCTGGTACTCGTCCACGATCATCGCTTCGTCCGGCGCGCCGAGGTCGTCGCCCCAGGTGATTTCGCTGCCCTTGCTCTGCGCGAGCTTCACCGCGTCGCCGTAATCGAGGCGCACGAACGGCTGCGACACACAATCGAGCTTGCTGGTATCGCGCTCGAGGACCTTGAGCTCTTCCTGCCGCCGCTCGAGGACCCGCTCGACCAGATAGCGCACGAAGGCTTCCTGCAGGTCCATGTTGTCGTCCTGGTCGTACCACGCCATCTCCGGTTCGATCATCCAGAACTCGGTGAGGTGGCGGCGCGTCTTGCTCTTCTCGGCGCGGAAGGTGGGGCCGAAGGTGTAGATGCGCCCGAGCGCCGCGGCGAGCGCCTCGCCGTACAGCTGCCCGGTCTGCGCGAGGTAGGCCGTGCCCTCGTCGAAGTACTCCGTGCTGAAGAGCCCTGCCCGTTCGCCGATGGCGGCCGTCAGGATGGGCGTGTCGCAGCGGATGAAATCACGCGCGTAGAAGAAGTCGTGTACCGCCTGTTCGAGCTCATGCCGGACCCGCATGATCGCCACCTGGCGCTGGCTGCGCAGCCAGAAGGTGCGATTATCGAGCAGGAAGTCGATGCCGTGCTCCTTGGGCTGAATGGGGTAATCGAGCGGGCTGGTGCCGATGATCCCCAGCTCCTTCACCCCCATCTCGAAGCCACCGGGCGCGCGCGCATCGGCGCGCACGTCGCCGGTGAGGAGCACGCTGCACTCCTGGGTGAGCTGCCCGAACTGCTCCCATGCCGCCTCACTGACCTCGGCCTTCACCACCACGGCCTGCATGACCCCGGTACCGTCGCGCACGACGGCGAAGCCCAGCTTCCCCTTGGAGCGCAGATGGGTGACCCAGGCGCGCACGGTGACCGTGGCGCCGACATGGTGCTGCAGATCGGCAATGCGGGTGGTGGACGTGTTCACGGAGACGGCGGATAGCGGTTGAACGAGAGAATGCGCAGTGGCGGCGCCGCGTGAAGTATGCACCGCTACCCCACCCGGAAGTAGTCGAGGGCGCGGGCATAGCCCACCGTGAGCTGGTGCCGCAACGCCACATGGGCGGGGGCCTCGAGCTCCGGATCGTCCCGCAGCAGCCGGTCGGCGACCTGGCGTGCCGTGTCGTTCAAGGCGTCATCCCGCAGCAGATCGGCCACGCGGAACGCAGGCAAGCCGTGCTGCTTCGCCCCGAAGAGGTCGCCCATGCCGCGCAACTTCAGGTCGGCACGGGCAATCTCGAAACCGTCCTCCGTGGCGGCGAACAGACTCAGGCGCTCGGCGGCCTCGGTGCCCACATCACCCAGCAGGACGCAGTACGACTGTTCGGCCCCGCGCCCCACCCGTCCGCGCAGTTGATGCAGCTGCGACAACCCGAACCGTTCGGGGTGTTCGATGATCATGACCGTCGCGTTCCCCACGTCGATCCCCACCTCGATCACGGTGGTCGCCACGAGCACGTCGAGCTCACCGTCGCGAAAACGGCGCATGATGAGATCGCGCGCCTCGGCGGCCAGGCGTCCGTGCAGCAGCGCAACGCGCCGTGTGCTGAAGACGCCCCCCACGAGCGTGTCGTACATGACGGTCGCCGCCTTGAGATCGATCTTCTCGCTCGTTTCGATCAGAGGATACACCACGTAGACCTGCCGACCCGCGTCGAGCTGGCTATTGGCAAACTCGAACACCTTGGCGCGGCCGGTCTCCGGCCGTACCACGGTCGTGACCGGGTGCCGCCCCGGAGGCCGTTCGTCGAGC
The DNA window shown above is from Gemmatimonas sp. and carries:
- the alr gene encoding alanine racemase, which encodes MPHSAHPTARAWLDVDLAAVRHNAAVLRARAGVPLLAMVKADSYGIGAIAVCRALGVAFRDQPSRDDAPWGVGIASLDEAEALRDAGCRGRIVCLQPLLPTELSRAASLHVTPSLHVGADVAAWRSLTMAPYHLSIDTGMARAGVRWDRVAALRDAVAAAPPEGVFTHFHSADESLPSRDEQDERFAASLATLADVLSPGVLRHSDNSGGIASRSHGSPGHLARPGIALYAGMFDQQLGLLPVVHLRARVIDLRDVHPGESVSYGATWRAAGMRRIATLACGYADGYRRHLSNVGTVLINGTRCSVVGRVTMDMVMIDVTGVPCDIGQVATLIGRDGADLLTVGMVADAGGVSPYELLTGLSQRVPPVYHDALPVPVAFPS
- the mazG gene encoding nucleoside triphosphate pyrophosphohydrolase, whose protein sequence is MSTDIPPFAPEPSPPSVPAPVPGSVPGSVPAPRTMDDALALMRDLRARCEWDAAQTHQSLRPYLIEEAHEVDDAIAGGDDGVLRDELGDLLLQVLFHSVVAEERGAFGMADVAGALIAKMHTRHPHLYGDGIKRSWESMKAAKAARSTLEEGLPAGLPSLHRAHRLQDRAAGVGFDWDDALGPLAKVREEVEEVAALIDPATGAVHDADALEAELGDLLFAVVNLCRKTGVHGALALDRTNAKFVRRYATMERLAQADGRPLRELTLEEQDRYWDAVKREERGEERSD
- the asnS gene encoding asparagine--tRNA ligase, yielding MNTSTTRIADLQHHVGATVTVRAWVTHLRSKGKLGFAVVRDGTGVMQAVVVKAEVSEAAWEQFGQLTQECSVLLTGDVRADARAPGGFEMGVKELGIIGTSPLDYPIQPKEHGIDFLLDNRTFWLRSQRQVAIMRVRHELEQAVHDFFYARDFIRCDTPILTAAIGERAGLFSTEYFDEGTAYLAQTGQLYGEALAAALGRIYTFGPTFRAEKSKTRRHLTEFWMIEPEMAWYDQDDNMDLQEAFVRYLVERVLERRQEELKVLERDTSKLDCVSQPFVRLDYGDAVKLAQSKGSEITWGDDLGAPDEAMIVDEYQRPVFVVNYPKEAKAFYMKENPADPRTVRCADLLAPEGRGEIIGGSQREDDYDKILARLSHEGLPMEAYGWYLDLRKYGTFTHSGFGLGLERTIAWICGIEHIRECIPFPRLMGRIAP